A single window of Colletes latitarsis isolate SP2378_abdomen chromosome 4, iyColLati1, whole genome shotgun sequence DNA harbors:
- the LOC143341177 gene encoding soma ferritin-like, with protein sequence MLHRWTRNFDKWRVSALACTTIDHRLRSVQYVLKAQVRLVVLFRTLYHHKISDTCCRTLFQHTRHISTKDTMSLVVQNFHEACEEALNRQINLELYASYVYLSMAYYFDRSDVALEGLHKYFKKSSDEEREHAMKFMTYQNKRGGNIDLTNIANPPKNDWVSARDAMVTALELEKQVNESLLNLHALASKYNDPNLLDFLETEYLQEQVDTIKEIADHITNLERVGTGLGEYIFDKELKD encoded by the exons AT GTTACACCGTTGGACTCGCAATTTTGATAAATGGCGCGTATCCGCGCTTGCGTGTACCACTATCGATCATCGTCTACGCTCGGTGCAGTATGTTTTGAAAGCGCAAGTCAGACTCGTAGTTCTCTTCCGCACGTTGTACCATCACAAAATCAGTGACACCTGCTGTCGTACACTTTTTCAACATACGAGGCACATTTCTACAAAAGACACCATGAGTCTGGTTGTACAAAACTTTCACGAGGCATGTGAGGAAGCCCTTAACCGGCAAATCAATTTGGAACtgtacgccagttacgtctaccTGTCTATG GCTTATTATTTCGACAGAAGCGACGTAGCGCTGGAGGGTCTTcacaaatatttcaaaaaatctTCCGACGAAGAAAGGGAACACGCCATGAAATTTATGACTTATCAAAATAAGAGGGGCGGGAACATTGATCTGACGAACATCGCAAACCCTCCAAAAAATGACTGGGTTTCTGCTAGAGATGCAATGGTGACAGCATTAGAGCTAGAAAAACAAGTTAACGAG AGTCTTTTAAATTTACACGCACTAGCATCGAAGTACAACGACCCGAATTTATTAGACTTCCTGGAGACCGAGTACTTGCAAGAACAAGTAGATACTATAAAAGAAATTGCCGATCATATAACAAATCTAGAACGAGTCGGTACAGGTCTTGGCGAGTACATCTTCGATAAAGAACTTAAAGATTGA